From the Methanobrevibacter sp. genome, one window contains:
- the rpl4p gene encoding 50S ribosomal protein L4 produces MKVNVYSINGEVKEEIELPAIFDEVYRPDLIKRAVLSAQSARVQPWGNDPMAGKRTSAKGWGSGRGTARVPRIKNGSKAAFVPMAIGGRKAHPTRAEKNHHEKINIKERRFAIRSAVAATTNKEIVENRGHKVADLEQVPIIVEDDIESVKTTKQTREIFQNLGVYDDIIRAKEGKRIRAGRGKTRGRKYKKVKGPLVVVGEDKGINLGARNHAGVDVVAVENLNAELLAPGTHAGRLTIYSKSAVEKLGGLFQ; encoded by the coding sequence ATGAAAGTTAACGTTTATTCTATTAATGGGGAAGTAAAAGAGGAAATCGAACTTCCAGCTATTTTTGATGAAGTATACAGACCAGATTTAATCAAAAGAGCTGTACTTTCTGCACAATCTGCAAGAGTACAACCATGGGGAAACGATCCGATGGCAGGTAAAAGAACTTCTGCTAAAGGATGGGGTTCCGGTAGAGGTACTGCAAGAGTACCAAGGATTAAAAATGGTTCCAAAGCAGCTTTCGTACCAATGGCTATTGGTGGTAGAAAAGCACATCCTACTAGAGCTGAAAAAAATCATCACGAAAAAATCAACATAAAAGAAAGAAGATTTGCTATTAGATCTGCTGTTGCAGCAACTACCAATAAGGAAATTGTTGAAAACAGAGGTCACAAAGTTGCAGATTTAGAACAAGTACCTATCATTGTTGAAGATGACATCGAATCTGTAAAAACTACTAAACAAACTCGTGAAATCTTCCAAAACTTAGGCGTATATGATGATATTATTCGTGCTAAAGAAGGTAAAAGAATAAGAGCAGGTAGGGGTAAAACCAGAGGAAGAAAATATAAAAAAGTAAAAGGACCTCTTGTAGTCGTTGGTGAAGATAAAGGTATTAATTTAGGTGCAAGAAACCACGCTGGTGTGGATGTTGTTGCTGTTGAAAATTTAAATGCTGAATTATTAGCACCAGGTACCCATGCAGGAAGACTCACTATTTACTCCAAGTCAGCTGTCGAAAAGTTAGGAGGTTTATTCCAATAA
- a CDS encoding 50S ribosomal protein L2, whose translation MGKRLIHQRRGRGTPAHRVASHRFKDKIKYRSYDALEKEGSIKGKVVDILHDPARTAPIAEVKFENGEKKFILAPESIQIGDEIECGISAPIKFGNTLPLAEIPEGTPIYDIENTPGDGGRFVRSSGTYASVVTHDANQAVVELPSGELKYLNPKCRASIGVVAGGGRKDKPFLKAGKRWHAYKAKGKKFMTVRGVAMNAVDHPHGGGNRQHPGRPTTVSRHAPPGRKVGSIAAKRTGLKR comes from the coding sequence ATGGGAAAACGATTAATACATCAAAGAAGAGGAAGAGGAACTCCTGCTCACCGTGTTGCTTCTCATCGTTTTAAAGATAAAATTAAATACAGATCCTACGATGCATTAGAAAAAGAAGGCAGTATTAAAGGTAAAGTCGTTGACATTTTACATGACCCAGCAAGAACCGCTCCTATTGCAGAAGTAAAATTCGAAAATGGTGAAAAGAAATTTATCTTAGCACCTGAAAGCATTCAAATTGGAGATGAAATTGAATGCGGTATTTCTGCACCTATTAAATTCGGTAATACATTACCTCTTGCTGAAATTCCTGAAGGTACTCCAATTTACGATATTGAAAACACACCTGGTGACGGTGGACGTTTTGTAAGATCTTCTGGAACTTATGCGTCTGTTGTTACTCATGATGCAAATCAAGCTGTTGTTGAATTACCATCTGGTGAATTAAAATACTTAAATCCTAAATGCCGTGCAAGTATCGGTGTTGTTGCTGGTGGAGGTAGAAAAGATAAACCGTTCCTTAAAGCGGGTAAAAGATGGCATGCTTACAAAGCTAAAGGTAAGAAGTTTATGACTGTTAGAGGAGTAGCAATGAATGCTGTTGATCACCCTCACGGGGGAGGTAACAGACAACATCCTGGTCGTCCAACTACTGTTTCAAGACACGCACCACCGGGAAGAAAAGTTGGTTCCATTGCAGCTAAAAGAACAGGTTTAAAAAGATAG
- the rpl3p gene encoding 50S ribosomal protein L3, protein MVRHHQPRKGSVAFSPRKRAAKETPRVKSWPQIDEPKLLGLAGYKVGMTHAMVTDTDKNSPTNGMDIFTPVTVLEVPPVVVMGIRAYEKTSRGLKVITEVLADNLDKELSRKISLPKEYNKSEAIAKIQGALENTEEIRVLVHTNPKVTSVPKKKPDIFECGIGGANPEEKLNTALELLGNEVKASEIFNEGEFVDAIATTKGKGFQGVVKRWGIRIQYGKAVRAGKGRHVGSIGPWTPRRTMWTVAQAGQMGYHKRTEFNKRILKIASADEVDQVNPDGGFVKYGLVKNDYVLVKGSLPGPSKRLVILRQPIRPNNKAEDIPQINYISTKSKQGV, encoded by the coding sequence ATGGTAAGACATCACCAGCCAAGAAAAGGGTCTGTTGCTTTTAGTCCAAGGAAAAGAGCAGCTAAAGAAACCCCTAGGGTAAAATCTTGGCCACAAATTGATGAACCAAAATTACTCGGCCTCGCAGGTTATAAAGTCGGTATGACTCACGCTATGGTCACTGATACCGATAAAAACTCTCCTACTAATGGTATGGATATTTTCACTCCAGTTACCGTATTGGAAGTACCTCCGGTCGTTGTGATGGGAATTAGAGCTTATGAAAAAACTTCTCGTGGATTGAAAGTAATCACCGAAGTTCTTGCAGACAATTTAGATAAAGAACTTTCTAGGAAAATTTCTCTTCCTAAGGAATACAATAAATCTGAAGCTATTGCAAAAATACAAGGTGCATTAGAAAACACAGAAGAAATTAGGGTATTAGTACACACAAATCCAAAAGTAACTAGCGTACCTAAGAAAAAACCGGACATTTTTGAATGTGGTATAGGTGGAGCAAATCCTGAAGAAAAATTAAATACTGCATTGGAATTATTAGGTAATGAAGTAAAAGCTAGTGAAATCTTCAACGAAGGTGAATTTGTTGATGCTATTGCAACTACCAAAGGAAAAGGATTCCAAGGTGTAGTAAAAAGATGGGGAATCAGAATTCAATATGGTAAAGCTGTTAGAGCAGGTAAAGGTAGACACGTAGGTTCTATTGGACCTTGGACACCTAGAAGAACCATGTGGACTGTTGCTCAAGCAGGTCAAATGGGATACCATAAAAGAACTGAATTCAATAAAAGAATTTTAAAAATCGCATCAGCAGATGAAGTTGACCAAGTCAATCCTGATGGTGGATTTGTAAAATACGGACTTGTTAAAAACGATTACGTTTTAGTCAAAGGATCCCTTCCAGGACCTTCTAAAAGATTAGTAATCTTAAGACAACCTATTAGGCCTAATAATAAAGCTGAGGATATACCTCAAATTAATTACATAAGTACAAAATCTAAACAAGGGGTATAA
- a CDS encoding 50S ribosomal protein L23, with protein MDSYSIIIKPHVTEKTMNLIDQNNEITFVVRRTANKSQIKRAFEQLYEEKVERVNTHITTKGEKVAYIKLVEEEMAEELAVRIGVF; from the coding sequence ATGGATTCATACTCAATTATTATTAAACCTCATGTTACTGAAAAAACCATGAACTTAATTGATCAAAATAATGAGATTACTTTTGTTGTACGCCGTACAGCTAATAAATCACAAATCAAAAGAGCTTTTGAACAATTATACGAAGAAAAAGTAGAAAGAGTCAACACTCACATTACTACTAAAGGTGAAAAAGTAGCATACATCAAACTTGTTGAAGAAGAAATGGCAGAAGAACTCGCTGTCAGAATAGGTGTATTCTAA